A region from the Salvia splendens isolate huo1 chromosome 15, SspV2, whole genome shotgun sequence genome encodes:
- the LOC121768453 gene encoding vacuolar-processing enzyme-like — translation MALTRIFVLFMFIAAAVARRQSVWDPIIRLPTEENATRWAVLVAGSNGFGNYRHQADVCHAYQILKKGGIKDENIIVFMYDDIAMNDLNPRKGVLINHPTGEDVYAGVPKDYTGEQVTTENFYAVILGNTSAVTGGSGKVVDSKPGDTIFIYYSDHGGPGVLGMPNMPYLYGKDFIDVLKKKHESGTYKEMVIYIEACESGSVFEGMMPDDLDVYVTTASNAEESSWGTYCPGMDPPPPPEYMTCLGDLYSVAWMEDSESHNLKRETVQQQYDQVKERTSNYNTYNAGSHVMEYGNKSIKSEKLYLFQGFDPATENLPPNQFNAKANMGVVNQRDADILSLWEMYNRSNDDTEKKAQLLKLITSTMLHRKHLDGSLDIIGVVLFGPAKSPAVLKSRRGGGLPLVDDWDCLKSMVHVFEAECGPLAQYGMKHMRSFANICNAGVSVSRMEEACMAACGATSTPLLPAA, via the exons ATGGCTCTTACTCGGATTTTTGTGCTGTTCATGTTTATCGCAGCGGCGGTGGCAAGGCGGCAGAGTGTGTGGGATCCCATTATCCGGCTGCCCACGGAGGAGAATGCCACCAGGTGGGCGGTGCTTGTAGCGGGTTCTAATGGCTTTGGAAATTATCGCCATCAG GCTGACGTTTGCCATGCATACCAAATACTCAAAAAAGGAGGCATCAAAGATGAGAACATTATAGTTTTCATGTATGATGACATCGCAATGAATGATCTAAATCCTCGAAAAGGAGTTTTGATCAATCACCCAACAGGCGAGGACGTCTATGCTGGTGTTCCAAAG GACTATACCGGTGAGCAAGTCACAACGGAGAATTTCTATGCTGTAATCCTAGGCAATACAAGTGCTGTAACAGGTGGAAGTGGTAAAGTTGTTGACAGTAAACCAGGAGACACGATATTTATTTACTATTCCGACCATGGCGGCCCTGGAGTGCTTG GGATGCCGAATATGCCATATCTGTATGGAAAAGATTTCATTGACGTTCTAAAGAAGAAGCATGAATCTGGCACCTACAAAGAAATG GTGATATATATTGAAGCATGTGAGAGTGGAAGTGTATTTGAAGGAATGATGCCTGATGATCTGGACGTCTATGTGACCACGGCATCAAATGCTGAAGAGAGTAGCTGGGGAACTTACTGTCCTGGGATGGATCCCCCGCCTCCTCCCGAGTACATGACATGTTTGGGAGATTTGTATAGCGTTGCTTGGATGGAAGACAG CGAGTCCCACAACCTCAAACGAGAAACGGTACAGCAACAATACGATCAG GTCAAGGAACGAACATCTAACTACAACACATACAATGCTGGATCTCATGTTATGGAATACGGGAACAAAAGCATCAAATCTGAGAAGCTGTATCTGTTCCAAGGATTTGATCCGGCGACTGAGAACCTTCCACCGAATCAATTCAATGCCAAAGCTAACATGGGTGTTGTCAACCAGAGGGATGCCGATATTCTCTCTCTGTGGGAAATG TACAACAGGTCGAACGATGATACAGAAAAGAAGGCACAACTGCTGAAGCTGATTACGAGCACGATGCTGCACCGGAAGCATCTTGATGGTAGCTTGGACATTATCGGCGTTGTCTTATTCGGCCCAGCGAAGTCTCCTGCTGTCCTTAAATCAAGAAGAGGAGGTGGTTTGCCCCTTGTGGATGACTGGGACTGTTTGAAATCAATG GTTCATGTATTTGAAGCTGAGTGTGGCCCATTGGCGCAGTATGGAATGAAACACATGCGATCATTTGCGAATATTTGTAACGCCGGGGTTTCCGTAAGCAGAATGGAAGAAGCATGTATGGCGGCTTGTGGTGCTACATCTACCCCGCTGCTGCCTGCTGCGTAA
- the LOC121766559 gene encoding non-specific lipid transfer protein GPI-anchored 7-like isoform X1 encodes MAIRSSTIAAVMTVAVLLAAGRVAEGQSSDCASKLEPCVDYLNSRKPSAECCDAMRTVITTQLPCLCGLIRNPAALPVNITQALELPKHCNLPGDTSACNAIADAPGSSSLPPPGNLIMPLLLLILINLLILI; translated from the exons ATGGCGATTAGGTCCTCTACGATCGCGGCGGTGATGACGGTGGCGGTGCTGTTGGCCGCTGGAAGAGTGGCGGAGGGGCAGTCGTCGGATTGCGCCTCTAAGCTGGAGCCCTGCGTGGACTACTTGAACTCGAGGAAACCCTCAGCGGAGTGCTGCGACGCCATGAGAACTGTGATAACTACTCAGCTCCCTTGTCTGTGCGGATTGATTAGAAACCCAGCCGCTCTCCCCGTCAATATCACTCAAGCTCTTGAGCTCCCTAAGCATTGCAACCTCCCTGGTGATACCAGTGCTTGCAACG CAATTGCTGACGCTCCAGGCTCCTCATCTCTCCCACCTCCAGGTAACTTAATTATGCCTCTTCTTTTACTAATACTAATCAATctactaattttaatttag
- the LOC121766559 gene encoding non-specific lipid transfer protein GPI-anchored 7-like isoform X2 — MAIRSSTIAAVMTVAVLLAAGRVAEGQSSDCASKLEPCVDYLNSRKPSAECCDAMRTVITTQLPCLCGLIRNPAALPVNITQALELPKHCNLPGDTSACNAIADAPGSSSLPPPDTRWQRR, encoded by the exons ATGGCGATTAGGTCCTCTACGATCGCGGCGGTGATGACGGTGGCGGTGCTGTTGGCCGCTGGAAGAGTGGCGGAGGGGCAGTCGTCGGATTGCGCCTCTAAGCTGGAGCCCTGCGTGGACTACTTGAACTCGAGGAAACCCTCAGCGGAGTGCTGCGACGCCATGAGAACTGTGATAACTACTCAGCTCCCTTGTCTGTGCGGATTGATTAGAAACCCAGCCGCTCTCCCCGTCAATATCACTCAAGCTCTTGAGCTCCCTAAGCATTGCAACCTCCCTGGTGATACCAGTGCTTGCAACG CAATTGCTGACGCTCCAGGCTCCTCATCTCTCCCACCTCCAG ACACCCGGTGGCAACGGCGGTAA
- the LOC121766721 gene encoding uncharacterized protein LOC121766721: MGHQEYFSEFKNQVVQFIIGRCVGGVPPRGTLKEAQLKFTISRHTCTRWWNAAKKQQQRGTSVQLVSVKKVRPYPKRLHLDVDLLKSMHFSKRCNLLSVAVGLGCSKTIVWRWVKDDLIIPHTSAIMPNLTAANKLLRLRFTVESLELDRILNKIRFRNMHNTIHIDEKWFYMTKGAQRFYLAPGEQEPHRTCKNKKFISKIMFMCAVCRPLFGVHGEVLLDGKIGIFPFTKQVAAKRSSKNGQAGTMETKPIESITTDVVRDCLINKILSAIIAKWPDGATKVLKIQQDNTRPHIKDNDPVFREAAQQSGFSISIVQQPPNSPDTNVNDLGWFRAIQSLQTQTACNNVDDLVNAVEKSFHELQPETLDNVFLSLQCCYMEIMKVQGQNRYKLPHMGKTHLRRTNQLPQNLEVPVELAMQAIAYLRDQGSNQGLETISQALGLGRLILEIYGGNRPKYDLYPEKRLKYDLFPEKRPKYALYHATLLEYE, encoded by the exons ATGGGGCACCAAGAGTATTTCTCAGAATTCAAAAACCAAGTGGTCCAATTCATCATCGGAAGGTGTGTGGGCGGTGTACCTCCTCGTGGCACACTTAAGGAAGCACAACTGAAGTTTACAATCTCCCGGCACACCTGTACAAGGTGGTGGAATGCTGCAAAGAAACAGCAACAACGAGGAACATCAGTTCAATTGGTAAGTGTAAAAAAAGTGAGGCCTTACCCCAAAAGGTTGCATCTGGATGTTGATCTATTAAAGAGTATGCATTTCTCCAAAAGGTGCAACCTCTTGAGTGTGGCAGTGGGTTTAGGTTGTTCAAAAACAATAGTATGGAGGTGGGTTAAGGATGACCTAATTATACCACACACATCGGCCATTATGCCCAATCTAACAGCTGCAAACAAGCTGTTGCGGCTGAGATTCACAGTTGAATCATTAGAACTTGACAGAATCCTGAACAAAATTAGGTTCAGAAATATGCACAACACTATACATATCGATGAAAAGTGGTTCTACATGACTAAAGGAGCTCAGAGATTCTATCTTGCTCCAGGAGAGCAAGAACCTCATAGAACATGTAAAAATAAGAAGTTCATATCAAAAATAATGTTCATGTGTGCAGTTTGTAGGCCATTGTTTGGTGTTCATGGTGAAGTGTTGTTAGATGGAAAAATTGGAATTTTTCCTTTTACCAaacaagttgcagccaagagaTCAAGTAAAAACGGGCAGGCGGGCACTATGGAGACAAAACCCATAGAGAGTATCACAACAGATGTGGTGAGGGATTGCTTGATCAATAAG ATATTGTCTGCCATCATAGCCAAGTGGCCAGATGGGGCAACTAAAGTTCTCAAGATACAACAAGATAACACGAGACCACACATCAAAGACAATGACCCAGTTTTCAGAGAAGCTGCACAACAAAGTGGTTTCTCAATATCAATTGTGCAACAACCACCTAACTCACCTGACACCAATGTGAATGATTTGGGTTGGTTCAGAGCAATACAGTCACTACAAACTCAGACTGCATGCAATAATGTGGATGATTTAGTCAATGCAGTTGAGAAATCATTCCATGAATTACAACCAGAGACTTTGGATAATGTTTTCCTAAGTCTTCAATGCTGTTACATGGAAATTATGAAAGTCCAGGGTCAGAACAGATACAAGCTGCCCCACATGGGGAAAACACATTTAAGGAGGACAAATCAACTTCCACAGAATCTAGAAGTTCCAGTGGAGCTGGCTATGCAAGCAATTGCTTATCTGCGAGACCAGGGGAGCAACCAAGGATTGGAGACAATTTCCCAAGCCTTAGGATTAGGAAG GCTGATTCTCGAGATCTACGGCGGGAACCGGCCGAAATACGACCTCTACCCCGAGAAGCGGCTGAAATACGACCTCTTCCCCGAGAAGCGGCCGAAATACGCCCTCTACCACGCGACGCTACTGGAATACGAATGA
- the LOC121768749 gene encoding transaldolase-like isoform X1, whose amino-acid sequence MSSTLHSPLSSTLSPTSSLQVKRLRIPARSVDSAVVFKPRRFYPSIRAAANFSSSVDTGLSTELDAVTSYSEIVPDTVVFDDFERFPPTAATVSSSLLLGICSLPDTKFRSAVDTALADSECYAFEKSDDRISCFVNKAFVNVGGDLAKLVPGRVSTEVDARLAYDTQAIVQKVHDLSKLYNKIGVSSERLLFKIPATWQGIEASRILELEGIQTHMTFVYSFCQAAAAAQAGASIIQIFVGRLRDWARNHTGDSEVEAALSKGEDPGLALVTKTYNYIHKYGHKSKLMAAAIRNKQDVFNLLGVDYIICPLKILQVLKESVTPPDEKYSLIRRLSPQTAVSYNFSNEELVNWDENSFASALGPAAMGLLTAGMDGYASQSTRVEELFDKIWPPPNV is encoded by the exons ATGTCATCTACTTTGcattctccgctatcctccacTCTCTCTCCAACTTCATCTCTCCAG GTGAAGAGACTGCGGATTCCAGCTCGCTCGGTAGATTCGGCTGTCGTTTTCAAGCCTCGGCGGTTTTACCCTTCGATTCGAGCTGCTGCTAACTTCTCTTCGTCGGTCGACACCG GTTTGAGCACCGAATTGGATGCCGTTACGAGTTACAGCGAAATTGTTCCGGACACGGTCGTTTTTGATGATTTCGAGAG GTTTCCTCCTACCGCTGCCACTGTTAGTTCCTCTTTACTCCTGGGTATTTGTAGCCTTCCCGATACTAAATTCAGG AGCGCTGTTGATACTGCATTGGCTGATTCAGAGTGTTATGCCTTTGAAAAATCTGATGATCGAATATCTTGCTTCGTCAACAAG GCTTTTGTGAATGTTGGAGGTGATCTTGCAAAGCTTGTGCCTGGTCGCGTTTCTACTGAAGTTGATGCTCGTCTTGCATATGACACTCAAGCCATTGTTCAAAAG GTACATGACCTTTCGAAATTATATAACAAGATTGGTGTATCTTCCGAGCGTTTGTTGTTCAAAATTCCTGCGACTTGGCAA GGAATTGAAGCATCAAGGATATTGGAGTTGGAAGGCATTCAGACACATATGACTTTTGTCTACAG TTTTTGCCAGGCTGCTGCTGCAGCTCAAGCCGGAGCTTCCATCATTCAAATTTTTGTCGGTCGCCTTAGG GACTGGGCCCGCAACCATACTGGTGATTCTGAAGTAGAAGCTGCTCTCAGTAAAGGAGAAGATCCTGGGTTGGCTTTG GTTACAAAGACCTATAATTATATTCATAAATATGGACACAAGTCGAAATTGATGGCAGCCGCAATTCGTAACAAGCAAGACGTGTTTAATCTATTAGG GGTTGATTACATTATCTGCCCATTGAAGATATTGCAGGTGCTTAAGGAATCAGTGACACCTCCTGATGAGAAATATTCTCTTATAAGGAGGCTATCACCACAAACTGCAGTCTCCTATAATTTTAGCAATGAAGAG CTTGTCAACTGGGACGAGAATAGCTTTGCCTCTGCTTTGGGACCTGCAGCGATGGGGCTTCTAACAGCTGGAATGGATGGGTATGCTAGCCAATCGACGCGGGTTGAAGAATTATTCGACAAAATCTGGCCACCCCCTAATGTGTAA
- the LOC121768749 gene encoding transaldolase-like isoform X2 — MSSTLHSPLSSTLSPTSSLQVKRLRIPARSVDSAVVFKPRRFYPSIRAAANFSSSVDTGLSTELDAVTSYSEIVPDTVVFDDFERFPPTAATVSSSLLLGICSLPDTKFRAFVNVGGDLAKLVPGRVSTEVDARLAYDTQAIVQKVHDLSKLYNKIGVSSERLLFKIPATWQGIEASRILELEGIQTHMTFVYSFCQAAAAAQAGASIIQIFVGRLRDWARNHTGDSEVEAALSKGEDPGLALVTKTYNYIHKYGHKSKLMAAAIRNKQDVFNLLGVDYIICPLKILQVLKESVTPPDEKYSLIRRLSPQTAVSYNFSNEELVNWDENSFASALGPAAMGLLTAGMDGYASQSTRVEELFDKIWPPPNV; from the exons ATGTCATCTACTTTGcattctccgctatcctccacTCTCTCTCCAACTTCATCTCTCCAG GTGAAGAGACTGCGGATTCCAGCTCGCTCGGTAGATTCGGCTGTCGTTTTCAAGCCTCGGCGGTTTTACCCTTCGATTCGAGCTGCTGCTAACTTCTCTTCGTCGGTCGACACCG GTTTGAGCACCGAATTGGATGCCGTTACGAGTTACAGCGAAATTGTTCCGGACACGGTCGTTTTTGATGATTTCGAGAG GTTTCCTCCTACCGCTGCCACTGTTAGTTCCTCTTTACTCCTGGGTATTTGTAGCCTTCCCGATACTAAATTCAGG GCTTTTGTGAATGTTGGAGGTGATCTTGCAAAGCTTGTGCCTGGTCGCGTTTCTACTGAAGTTGATGCTCGTCTTGCATATGACACTCAAGCCATTGTTCAAAAG GTACATGACCTTTCGAAATTATATAACAAGATTGGTGTATCTTCCGAGCGTTTGTTGTTCAAAATTCCTGCGACTTGGCAA GGAATTGAAGCATCAAGGATATTGGAGTTGGAAGGCATTCAGACACATATGACTTTTGTCTACAG TTTTTGCCAGGCTGCTGCTGCAGCTCAAGCCGGAGCTTCCATCATTCAAATTTTTGTCGGTCGCCTTAGG GACTGGGCCCGCAACCATACTGGTGATTCTGAAGTAGAAGCTGCTCTCAGTAAAGGAGAAGATCCTGGGTTGGCTTTG GTTACAAAGACCTATAATTATATTCATAAATATGGACACAAGTCGAAATTGATGGCAGCCGCAATTCGTAACAAGCAAGACGTGTTTAATCTATTAGG GGTTGATTACATTATCTGCCCATTGAAGATATTGCAGGTGCTTAAGGAATCAGTGACACCTCCTGATGAGAAATATTCTCTTATAAGGAGGCTATCACCACAAACTGCAGTCTCCTATAATTTTAGCAATGAAGAG CTTGTCAACTGGGACGAGAATAGCTTTGCCTCTGCTTTGGGACCTGCAGCGATGGGGCTTCTAACAGCTGGAATGGATGGGTATGCTAGCCAATCGACGCGGGTTGAAGAATTATTCGACAAAATCTGGCCACCCCCTAATGTGTAA